Genomic segment of Arachis hypogaea cultivar Tifrunner chromosome 16, arahy.Tifrunner.gnm2.J5K5, whole genome shotgun sequence:
TCTGAATTTCTTTGTATTAGGTGAATTGTTAAAATCTCAATTCTATATTTTTCTACATTAAGCAGTGCGAATTTCACACTAGATCGTCAATTCTGTTTCTCAAGGGTCTTTGTGGTGCATGCATAGAAAGAAGTTAGTTATCTGTTCTAATTTCCTCTGTTTTTGATCCAGACAAATCTTTGGTATTGATTGGTTGTTCAGCAGAGATGGTAATAAAAATAGTTGAATTGCTGAAAGACTTTGCATCTcatgaagagattatggagattCTTGCCACAGTGGCTGCAGATTTGGGGGATGTCATCGATGTGAGTTTCTTGCAGGTCAAACCTTTGAAGGGAGCAATGACTAATGAGGTTTTCGAGATAAACTGGCCAGCCAAAAGTGATGGCCATCTCAGAAGGGTTCTAGTCCGATTATACGGCGAAGGTGTTGAGGTTTTCTTCAACAGGGATGTTGAGGATGAAATCCAAACTTTTGAGAGCATGTCAAAGCACGGTCAGGGTCCATGCCTTCTTGGCCGGTTCGCCACTGGTCGAGTTGAGGAGTTCATTCATGCCAGA
This window contains:
- the LOC112757207 gene encoding probable choline kinase 1 — encoded protein: MGVLIPANLALNFFVLDKSLVLIGCSAEMVIKIVELLKDFASHEEIMEILATVAADLGDVIDVSFLQVKPLKGAMTNEVFEINWPAKSDGHLRRVLVRLYGEGVEVFFNRDVEDEIQTFESMSKHGQGPCLLGRFATGRVEEFIHARFHVIRTRTETCRKKVRSLEQMNGNLLLELRMERNELMMDADSSPYQVQEGFMHIWLMDADSCPFFKKEFS